The Devosia sp. MC521 genome has a segment encoding these proteins:
- the murC gene encoding UDP-N-acetylmuramate--L-alanine ligase — protein MKMPRNIGPVHFIGIGGIGMSGIAEILHNQGYTVQGSDASLNPNVQRLRDMGIKVEIGQSGDNLGLAEVVVISSAIKKDNPELMEARARALPVVRRAEMLAEIMRFKTAIAIGGTHGKTTTTTLVAALLDAGNLDPTVINGGIINAYGTNARLGGGEWMVVEADESDGTFVKLPADVAVVTNIDPEHLDHYGDFEGVKKAFHQFVENVPFYGFAVMCLDHPIVQSLVGEIRDRRVVTYGRNPQADVRLIDVENHDGVQTFSVEIRDRIRQTQLRINGLELPMPGIHNALNATAAIAVADQLHVSAEAIRKGLKGFTGVKRRFTKTGEAGGVTVIDDYGHHPVEIAAVLKAARQSARRDVVAIVQPHRFSRVQDLFDDFAACFNDADTVLVAPIYAAGEQPIEGVTNDELVNRIRARGHRDARVLAGPEDLAAILAERTAAGDYVVCLGAGNITQWAAALPAQLAAAQNEAAQ, from the coding sequence ATGAAGATGCCGCGGAACATCGGGCCGGTCCATTTTATCGGCATTGGCGGCATTGGCATGAGCGGTATTGCCGAAATCCTTCATAACCAAGGCTACACGGTGCAAGGCTCCGACGCCTCGCTTAATCCCAATGTTCAGCGCTTGCGCGACATGGGGATCAAGGTTGAGATCGGTCAGAGCGGTGACAACCTCGGTCTGGCTGAAGTCGTGGTGATCTCCTCGGCGATCAAGAAAGACAATCCAGAGCTGATGGAAGCGCGGGCGCGGGCTTTGCCTGTGGTGCGTCGCGCTGAAATGCTGGCCGAAATCATGCGGTTTAAGACCGCCATTGCTATTGGCGGCACGCATGGCAAGACGACGACGACCACGCTGGTCGCGGCGCTGCTCGATGCCGGCAATCTTGATCCGACTGTGATCAACGGCGGTATCATCAATGCCTATGGCACCAATGCCCGTCTTGGTGGCGGTGAATGGATGGTGGTTGAGGCAGACGAAAGCGACGGCACTTTCGTGAAGCTGCCGGCGGACGTAGCGGTCGTGACCAACATCGACCCTGAGCACCTTGATCACTATGGTGACTTTGAAGGCGTGAAGAAGGCCTTCCACCAGTTCGTTGAGAATGTGCCGTTCTACGGCTTTGCGGTGATGTGCCTCGATCATCCGATTGTGCAGTCGCTGGTTGGCGAAATCCGCGATCGTCGTGTTGTCACCTATGGGCGTAACCCGCAGGCAGACGTACGCCTGATCGATGTCGAAAATCATGACGGTGTTCAGACCTTCTCGGTCGAAATCCGTGACCGGATTCGTCAGACGCAATTGCGCATTAATGGGCTCGAACTGCCAATGCCGGGCATTCACAACGCACTCAATGCGACGGCAGCGATTGCCGTGGCGGACCAGCTGCATGTGTCAGCTGAAGCGATTCGCAAGGGCCTCAAGGGCTTTACGGGCGTCAAGCGTCGCTTCACCAAGACAGGTGAAGCGGGCGGTGTGACAGTGATCGACGACTATGGTCATCACCCGGTTGAAATCGCGGCAGTGTTGAAGGCAGCGCGCCAATCGGCACGACGCGATGTGGTGGCGATTGTGCAGCCGCACCGCTTTAGCCGTGTGCAGGATCTGTTTGATGATTTCGCGGCCTGCTTCAATGACGCGGACACTGTGCTGGTAGCGCCGATCTATGCTGCGGGAGAGCAGCCGATTGAGGGCGTGACCAACGACGAGTTGGTCAACCGCATTCGTGCCCGTGGTCATCGCGATGCGCGCGTTCTTGCAGGGCCTGAAGACCTTGCCGCAATTCTGGCGGAACGCACGGCAGCAGGCGATTATGTCGTGTGCCTAGGCGCCGGCAATATCACTCAATGGGCGGCAGCGCTTCCGGCGCAATTGGCCGCTGCACAGAACGAGGCTGCACAATGA
- the murG gene encoding undecaprenyldiphospho-muramoylpentapeptide beta-N-acetylglucosaminyltransferase: protein MSRFILIAGGTGGHLFPAMALAQELQRRGHVVELMTDHRVEAYGADFPAKAIHIVPSATPSGANLVKAAGAGFTILRGVAKAYGIFAKDKPAAVIGFGGYPTFPPFIAAKLAGVPGILHEQNAVMGRANRALTRFAHTLALSFAKTKFADAQKVASVVTGNPARDRVRAVAGRPYPALDAVGPIRLVVTGGSQGARFTSDVVPAAIALLPDALRSRFQIVQQARPEDIDRVTESYRQSRTNVELASFIGDLPERIANAHLVIGRSGASTVNELCIIGRPAILIPLPGALDSDQKYNGQVLEEGGGGWVMEQDTLSPQSLATRLQNLFSNPAKLQQAAEAARALGQPQAVEKLADLAEQIAGLAPKTNEGIPS from the coding sequence ATGAGCAGATTTATTCTTATTGCCGGTGGGACCGGTGGGCACCTGTTCCCGGCTATGGCGCTGGCTCAAGAGCTGCAACGCCGTGGTCATGTCGTCGAGCTGATGACGGACCATCGCGTGGAAGCCTATGGTGCGGATTTCCCGGCCAAGGCGATCCATATCGTCCCCTCCGCCACCCCTTCAGGCGCGAATTTGGTGAAGGCCGCGGGTGCGGGTTTCACTATTCTGCGCGGCGTGGCCAAGGCCTATGGCATTTTCGCTAAGGACAAGCCTGCCGCCGTTATTGGCTTTGGTGGCTATCCGACATTCCCGCCGTTCATCGCGGCGAAGCTGGCCGGTGTGCCGGGCATTCTGCACGAGCAAAACGCGGTTATGGGGCGCGCCAACCGGGCGCTGACCCGTTTCGCGCATACGCTGGCGCTGAGCTTTGCCAAAACGAAATTTGCTGATGCGCAAAAAGTGGCGTCAGTGGTGACGGGTAATCCGGCGCGTGACCGTGTTCGTGCCGTAGCGGGTCGACCTTATCCCGCGCTCGACGCTGTCGGTCCGATCCGGCTCGTGGTGACTGGCGGCAGCCAAGGCGCGCGCTTCACCTCCGATGTGGTTCCTGCGGCGATTGCGCTTTTGCCGGATGCGCTGCGTTCGCGTTTCCAGATTGTTCAGCAGGCGCGTCCAGAAGACATTGATCGTGTGACGGAAAGCTACCGCCAATCGCGCACCAATGTGGAACTGGCGAGCTTCATTGGCGACTTGCCAGAGCGGATCGCCAATGCGCATTTGGTGATTGGACGCTCGGGCGCTTCCACCGTAAATGAGCTTTGCATTATTGGCCGTCCAGCGATTTTGATCCCGCTGCCGGGCGCGCTTGATAGCGATCAGAAATACAATGGCCAGGTGCTCGAAGAGGGCGGCGGCGGCTGGGTGATGGAGCAAGACACACTCTCACCGCAATCGCTTGCCACTCGGTTGCAGAACCTGTTCAGCAATCCTGCCAAATTACAGCAAGCCGCTGAGGCTGCCAGAGCCTTGGGTCAGCCTCAGGCTGTCGAGAAACTGGCCGACCTTGCCGAGCAAATCGCTGGGCTTGCACCAAAGACGAATGAAGGAATTCCATCATGA
- a CDS encoding putative peptidoglycan glycosyltransferase FtsW has protein sequence MFSRAEKTWLAEWWWSIDRELLGALIMLLACGMVLSFGASPAVAERIGLDEWHFVIRHAMFCVLAVPVMLATSLLSHRQARLSALFVLVVMTVLLWATLYFGTEVKGARRWVSLAGQSIQPSEFVKPAFAVISAWLFSESLIHRNVPGRWMAAGLMVLIVAALLLQPDVGQTALVVATWAVLLFFSGISWWVIIGLGLLAVSALAGAYMFFPHVSRRIDTFINPDAGGNTYQIDRAIHSLLEGGWFGRGPGESLAKKLIPDAHADYVFSAAAGEFGILFCMGLVGLIAFIVIRAMISAQRQTSLFARLAASTIAVQFAMQSGINLAVNLNLIPPKGMTLPFVSYGGTSMFAVAFGMGLMLALTRTKPEERMATGIPSYRSAVVAPAE, from the coding sequence ATGTTCTCCCGTGCTGAAAAAACTTGGCTTGCCGAATGGTGGTGGTCGATTGACCGCGAGCTGCTCGGCGCTCTGATTATGCTTTTGGCGTGTGGGATGGTCCTCAGCTTTGGCGCAAGCCCTGCTGTGGCCGAACGCATCGGGCTCGATGAGTGGCACTTTGTAATCCGCCATGCCATGTTCTGCGTCTTGGCGGTGCCAGTTATGCTGGCAACCTCTCTACTGTCTCACCGCCAAGCACGCTTGAGCGCGCTCTTCGTGCTGGTGGTGATGACAGTATTGCTCTGGGCGACCCTCTACTTCGGGACCGAGGTTAAGGGTGCGCGCCGGTGGGTATCGCTCGCCGGGCAATCCATTCAGCCATCGGAATTCGTCAAACCTGCCTTCGCGGTGATCAGTGCGTGGCTGTTTTCTGAATCGCTCATCCATCGCAACGTGCCTGGGCGCTGGATGGCCGCCGGGCTCATGGTCCTGATCGTGGCAGCGCTGCTGCTGCAGCCGGACGTTGGGCAGACCGCGCTGGTGGTCGCTACTTGGGCCGTGTTGCTGTTCTTTTCCGGGATCAGCTGGTGGGTGATTATTGGACTTGGGCTACTGGCGGTCAGTGCGCTGGCAGGGGCCTATATGTTCTTCCCGCACGTGTCGCGCCGTATCGATACGTTCATCAATCCTGATGCTGGTGGCAACACCTATCAGATCGACCGCGCCATTCATTCCCTGCTGGAAGGTGGGTGGTTTGGACGTGGTCCGGGCGAGTCTCTGGCCAAAAAGCTCATTCCCGACGCGCATGCTGACTATGTGTTCTCGGCGGCAGCGGGTGAGTTTGGTATTCTTTTCTGCATGGGCCTAGTTGGTCTCATCGCCTTTATCGTGATCCGCGCGATGATCTCGGCGCAGCGTCAGACAAGTCTGTTTGCGCGATTGGCCGCATCGACCATTGCCGTGCAGTTTGCGATGCAGTCGGGCATCAATCTCGCTGTGAACCTGAACCTGATCCCACCCAAAGGGATGACGCTGCCATTCGTCTCTTATGGCGGCACGTCCATGTTCGCAGTGGCCTTTGGTATGGGGCTGATGCTCGCATTGACCCGTACCAAGCCGGAAGAGCGTATGGCGACCGGCATTCCTTCGTATCGCAGTGCAGTGGTGGCCCCCGCAGAATGA
- the mraY gene encoding phospho-N-acetylmuramoyl-pentapeptide-transferase, with the protein MLYFLGQLGDSVSAFNVFRYITFRTTGAVVTALFFVFMFGPGMISLLRLKQGRGQPIREDGPAGHLLTKKGTPTMGGLMILSGAVISTLLWSNLTNGYVWVVLFVTIGFGAIGFYDDYLKVKRMSHKGFGSKQRLLLEALIGGVAAFAISQLASGSYGTSLVFPFVKDLAINLGYFYILFGGFVVVAAGNSVNLTDGLDGLAIVPVMVAAACFGLIAYVVGSQNYADYLFLNSVPGTAELAVVCGALIGAGLGFLWFNAPPAQIFMGDTGSLALGGALGTIAVATKHEIVLCIIGGLFVLETVSVIVQVTSFKLTGKRVFRMAPIHHHFEHLGWTESQVVIRFWIISFVLALIGLSSLKLR; encoded by the coding sequence ATGCTCTATTTTCTCGGCCAGTTGGGCGACTCCGTGTCAGCCTTCAACGTCTTCCGGTACATCACCTTCCGTACAACTGGAGCAGTTGTAACGGCGTTGTTCTTCGTTTTTATGTTCGGCCCGGGGATGATCTCCCTGCTGCGCCTGAAGCAGGGACGTGGACAGCCAATTCGTGAAGATGGTCCTGCTGGACACTTGCTGACCAAAAAGGGCACCCCGACAATGGGCGGGTTGATGATCCTTTCGGGCGCGGTGATCTCAACACTGCTGTGGTCGAACCTGACCAATGGTTATGTCTGGGTCGTGTTGTTCGTAACCATCGGCTTTGGTGCGATTGGGTTTTACGACGACTATCTCAAGGTCAAGCGCATGAGCCACAAGGGCTTTGGGTCCAAGCAGCGCTTGCTGTTGGAAGCGCTGATCGGGGGCGTCGCGGCCTTTGCGATTTCCCAGCTTGCTTCGGGCTCTTATGGCACTTCGCTGGTCTTCCCGTTCGTGAAAGACCTCGCCATCAACCTTGGCTATTTCTACATTCTGTTCGGCGGTTTCGTCGTGGTTGCTGCGGGCAATTCGGTGAACTTGACGGATGGTCTCGATGGTTTGGCGATTGTGCCGGTGATGGTGGCGGCGGCTTGCTTTGGCCTCATCGCCTATGTCGTTGGTTCGCAGAACTACGCGGACTATCTCTTCCTCAATTCCGTGCCGGGTACGGCTGAATTGGCGGTTGTGTGCGGAGCGCTAATCGGGGCGGGGCTTGGGTTCCTGTGGTTCAACGCGCCACCGGCGCAGATCTTTATGGGTGACACAGGTTCGCTCGCCTTGGGTGGTGCTTTGGGCACGATCGCGGTCGCGACTAAGCACGAAATCGTCCTCTGCATCATCGGTGGTCTCTTCGTTCTGGAGACGGTTTCTGTGATCGTGCAGGTGACCTCGTTCAAGCTAACAGGGAAGCGCGTTTTCCGAATGGCGCCCATCCATCACCACTTCGAGCATCTGGGATGGACGGAAAGTCAGGTGGTTATTCGCTTCTGGATCATTTCTTTTGTTTTGGCGCTGATCGGTCTGTCGAGCCTCAAGCTCCGCTAA
- the murF gene encoding UDP-N-acetylmuramoyl-tripeptide--D-alanyl-D-alanine ligase has protein sequence MTPPLFTLDAILAATGGRAAGVSATEINSVSIDSRDLGRDALFVAIKGDRFDGHDFVDTAIANGAAAALVTDGKSVGEGRIVVADALGGLRDMARAARARSRAFIVGVTGSVGKTTTKEAIRTVLETAGETHYSIKSFNNHWGVPLMLARMPETAQFGVFEMGMSAPDEIRPLSKLVRPHVAVITNVAPAHLENLGSLENIALAKAEIFDGLEPGGTAVINADHPQIDILLQAASAAGVARVITYGFSAGVDWQIVDVVTRADGSTATVERGGERYALELSVAGRHMLVNATAALIVADLAGIDTGFALNTLARLGAQPGRGQRTNFGSADKPLLLIDESYNANTASMGAALDVFASVTPANGRKVIVLGDMRELGDTANALHAGLAPAVLASGATRVHLVGQHMAALGQALPAGIVASHHQSVEQAQEVIIDDLAFGDAVMIKGSNGVGLARIVSAITQKFSNS, from the coding sequence ATGACCCCTCCACTTTTTACGCTTGATGCCATACTCGCAGCGACCGGTGGGCGCGCGGCTGGTGTGAGTGCGACTGAGATCAACTCGGTCTCGATCGACTCCCGTGATCTTGGCCGTGATGCCCTGTTTGTGGCGATCAAGGGCGATCGCTTCGACGGGCATGATTTTGTCGATACCGCTATCGCTAATGGCGCAGCGGCAGCTCTGGTGACAGACGGCAAAAGCGTGGGCGAGGGGCGTATTGTCGTCGCTGACGCCTTGGGCGGGTTGCGTGACATGGCGCGGGCAGCGCGGGCGCGGAGCCGGGCGTTTATCGTTGGCGTGACCGGAAGCGTGGGTAAGACCACGACCAAAGAAGCCATTCGCACTGTCCTCGAAACAGCGGGCGAAACGCATTACTCGATCAAGAGCTTTAACAACCACTGGGGCGTGCCGCTGATGCTGGCGCGGATGCCGGAAACGGCGCAGTTCGGTGTGTTTGAAATGGGCATGAGCGCGCCCGACGAAATTCGCCCGTTAAGCAAGCTGGTGCGCCCCCATGTGGCGGTGATCACCAATGTGGCGCCAGCCCATTTGGAAAATCTCGGTTCGCTGGAAAACATCGCGCTGGCTAAGGCGGAGATATTTGACGGGCTTGAGCCCGGTGGCACGGCGGTGATCAATGCTGATCACCCACAAATTGATATTTTGCTGCAAGCGGCAAGCGCTGCAGGCGTTGCCCGGGTCATCACCTACGGCTTTTCGGCCGGTGTCGATTGGCAGATCGTTGATGTTGTGACGAGAGCTGACGGCAGTACGGCTACGGTGGAGCGTGGTGGGGAACGCTATGCGCTTGAGCTGAGCGTCGCTGGGCGGCATATGCTGGTCAACGCCACGGCAGCGCTGATTGTGGCGGACCTCGCGGGCATCGATACGGGTTTTGCCCTGAACACTTTAGCGCGTTTGGGTGCGCAGCCGGGGCGGGGACAGCGCACCAATTTTGGATCAGCCGATAAGCCTCTGTTGCTGATCGACGAGAGCTACAATGCCAATACCGCCTCAATGGGTGCTGCCTTGGATGTGTTCGCCTCTGTAACACCGGCGAATGGTCGCAAGGTCATTGTGTTGGGCGATATGAGAGAATTGGGTGACACGGCTAACGCGTTGCACGCGGGCCTTGCACCAGCCGTACTGGCGTCGGGCGCGACGCGCGTGCATCTCGTGGGACAACATATGGCGGCTCTCGGACAGGCTCTGCCCGCTGGCATTGTGGCCAGCCATCATCAGAGTGTTGAACAAGCCCAAGAGGTGATCATAGATGATCTTGCGTTTGGCGACGCAGTTATGATCAAAGGATCGAACGGGGTTGGTCTGGCGCGTATTGTCAGCGCCATCACACAGAAATTCTCAAACAGCTGA
- a CDS encoding UDP-N-acetylmuramoyl-L-alanyl-D-glutamate--2,6-diaminopimelate ligase translates to MSISVSQLLEGSGARPKKGLGAVFGLNSDSRRIEPGDVFFALPGVKVHGNQFIADAVERGALAVVTDVTPPGDPGVPVIVVPDVRAAYARAASRVFEPQPEMLVAVTGTNGKTSVASFVRQIWDEVGVPGASIGTLGIETSNRRIDGALTTPDSRTLHQAMRALKAQGIDHVALEASSHGLDQRRLDGIHFEAVAFTNLSRDHLDYHADMEEYKNAKLRLFTELLVDGGAAIVNVDDPEHEAFMFAALSASATLLTVGREGAYIELLSIKPEGYGQRVEIRHIGELVSFHLKIPGEFQVSNTLVAAALAMSSGVDKADVFAALPQLVGAVGRLELVAEHNGAAIFVDYSHKPEALRTALTTLRPYAPNKLRVVFGCGGDRDKGKRPQMGEIASSLADEVIVTDDNPRTEDAAAIRAEVMVGAKGAEEIADRREAIFAAVKRLKKGDVLLVAGKGHETYQIIGTTKSHFSDHEVVLEAIKG, encoded by the coding sequence TTGTCCATAAGCGTTAGCCAACTGCTCGAGGGATCTGGCGCCCGCCCGAAAAAGGGTCTTGGTGCCGTATTCGGGTTGAATTCGGACAGCCGGCGTATTGAACCGGGCGATGTCTTTTTCGCTCTGCCGGGCGTTAAGGTGCACGGTAATCAGTTTATCGCTGACGCGGTTGAACGCGGCGCGCTTGCTGTTGTGACGGATGTGACGCCTCCGGGTGACCCGGGCGTGCCAGTGATCGTGGTTCCCGATGTTCGCGCTGCCTACGCGCGCGCGGCAAGCCGTGTGTTTGAGCCGCAGCCAGAAATGCTGGTTGCTGTAACCGGCACGAATGGCAAGACCTCTGTTGCCTCCTTTGTTCGCCAGATTTGGGACGAAGTCGGGGTGCCGGGCGCAAGCATTGGTACGCTGGGTATTGAGACGAGCAACCGTCGTATCGACGGCGCTCTGACCACGCCCGACAGCCGCACGCTGCATCAGGCCATGCGCGCGCTCAAGGCGCAGGGGATTGACCATGTGGCGCTTGAAGCGTCGAGCCATGGTCTGGACCAGCGCCGGCTTGACGGTATCCACTTTGAAGCGGTCGCTTTTACCAATCTCAGCCGTGATCACCTCGATTATCACGCTGACATGGAAGAGTATAAGAACGCCAAGCTGCGTTTGTTCACCGAGCTTCTGGTTGATGGCGGCGCGGCAATCGTCAACGTCGATGATCCGGAACACGAAGCGTTTATGTTCGCGGCCCTTTCGGCCAGCGCAACATTGCTCACCGTTGGTCGTGAAGGCGCCTATATTGAGCTGCTTTCGATCAAGCCGGAAGGCTATGGCCAGCGCGTTGAAATCCGTCATATTGGCGAACTCGTCAGCTTCCACCTCAAAATCCCTGGTGAATTCCAGGTGTCAAACACGCTGGTAGCGGCTGCTCTGGCGATGTCTTCGGGTGTTGATAAGGCGGATGTGTTTGCCGCGCTGCCACAATTGGTGGGTGCTGTTGGGCGCCTTGAACTGGTTGCCGAGCACAATGGCGCAGCCATTTTCGTGGACTATTCGCATAAGCCCGAAGCACTGCGTACGGCTCTGACCACCTTGCGTCCATACGCGCCGAACAAGCTGCGCGTGGTGTTTGGGTGTGGCGGGGATCGCGACAAGGGCAAGCGTCCGCAGATGGGTGAGATCGCCAGCAGTCTGGCGGACGAAGTGATCGTTACCGACGATAATCCACGCACTGAAGACGCGGCTGCGATCCGCGCTGAGGTGATGGTTGGTGCCAAGGGCGCTGAGGAAATCGCTGATCGTCGTGAGGCTATCTTTGCTGCGGTGAAGCGCCTCAAGAAAGGCGACGTGCTTCTGGTCGCTGGCAAAGGCCACGAAACTTACCAGATCATCGGAACCACGAAATCGCACTTCTCGGACCACGAAGTGGTTCTGGAAGCGATTAAGGGCTAA
- a CDS encoding penicillin-binding protein 2, translating to MAIVAEGMPPTIALEGSRKQRGNLTQARIRWMILAVVMGFGLVGGRLIQLGMVVPDQSIEGQTRDAIMASRPPILDRNGLEMAVDIRVPSLYAEPRRIIDVEEAVSKLRTVLPSLDEEWLRKRLTGEKGFVWVQRELTPAIQEQVMRLGIPGIDFITESKRFYPAMSEAAHILGSTNVDNQGIAGIERYVDTDHLSVLQELGLARGNALTPIELSVDMRVQHILHQEMQDSMARYQAIAAAGVIIDIYSGEVVAMASLPDFNPNEPASALVKDTFNRITSGIFEPGSIFKTITIAGALDSGTVRITDKFDARYGVRFGRYTISDFHGKNRILALPEVYKYSSNIGTIRVMQAMGKDNFRAFLSRLKFDERVEFELPEMRSPTIPKSFSEVGAATASFGHGLSVSPLHMVMAHTALLNGGNYIAPTLFKRSIADAEKLYEPVVSAQTSEYVRYLMRLNAISVGGSGSQMNKLALGYRVGGKTGTAEKVVDGRYSSSKVTNFFASAFPLDNPRYAMVVMVDEPKAENERSGTTAGWNAGHMTGRIVQRIAPMLGIAPEFSELLDQQIVPQSVRQLYPEGF from the coding sequence ATGGCTATCGTCGCCGAGGGAATGCCGCCGACCATTGCGTTAGAGGGCTCGCGTAAGCAGCGCGGGAACCTGACGCAGGCGCGTATTCGGTGGATGATTTTGGCCGTCGTCATGGGCTTTGGCCTGGTGGGCGGTCGCCTCATTCAGCTGGGCATGGTTGTGCCGGATCAATCGATCGAAGGGCAAACGCGTGACGCGATCATGGCGTCGCGCCCGCCCATTCTGGACCGCAATGGTTTGGAGATGGCGGTCGATATCCGTGTGCCTTCGCTTTACGCCGAGCCGCGCCGCATTATTGACGTTGAAGAGGCTGTCTCCAAGCTCCGTACCGTGTTGCCAAGCCTGGATGAAGAATGGCTGCGCAAGCGACTGACGGGCGAAAAGGGCTTTGTGTGGGTGCAGCGCGAACTGACGCCCGCCATCCAAGAGCAAGTGATGCGTCTGGGTATTCCGGGCATTGATTTCATCACGGAATCCAAGCGCTTCTATCCGGCGATGAGCGAGGCGGCCCATATTCTGGGATCGACCAATGTCGACAATCAGGGCATTGCGGGCATTGAGCGCTATGTCGATACCGACCACCTTTCGGTGTTGCAGGAGCTTGGCCTTGCGCGCGGCAATGCGCTGACGCCAATTGAGCTCTCGGTCGACATGCGCGTGCAGCATATTCTGCATCAGGAGATGCAGGATTCGATGGCGCGCTATCAGGCGATCGCGGCTGCAGGCGTCATTATCGACATCTATTCGGGTGAAGTTGTTGCGATGGCATCGTTGCCGGACTTCAATCCGAATGAGCCCGCGTCTGCCTTGGTCAAAGATACATTCAACCGGATCACGTCGGGCATCTTTGAGCCGGGCTCGATTTTCAAGACCATCACCATCGCGGGAGCGCTGGACTCCGGTACCGTCCGTATCACGGACAAGTTCGATGCGCGCTATGGTGTGCGCTTCGGTCGGTACACGATTAGCGACTTCCACGGTAAAAACCGTATCCTCGCGTTGCCGGAAGTTTACAAATACTCGTCTAATATCGGCACGATCCGGGTGATGCAGGCGATGGGCAAAGACAATTTCCGCGCCTTCCTCAGCCGCCTCAAGTTTGACGAACGCGTCGAGTTTGAATTGCCTGAAATGCGCTCTCCGACCATTCCAAAGTCGTTCTCAGAAGTGGGGGCCGCTACGGCATCCTTCGGTCACGGTCTTTCGGTGTCGCCGCTGCACATGGTTATGGCGCACACAGCTCTGCTCAACGGCGGCAATTACATTGCCCCAACGCTATTCAAGCGCTCGATTGCTGACGCAGAGAAGCTTTATGAGCCAGTGGTGAGTGCGCAGACCAGCGAATACGTCCGCTATTTGATGCGGTTGAACGCAATCTCGGTTGGCGGTTCCGGTTCGCAGATGAATAAGCTTGCGCTGGGCTACCGCGTTGGCGGGAAGACTGGTACTGCAGAAAAAGTGGTTGATGGCCGCTATTCATCGAGCAAGGTGACGAACTTTTTCGCGTCTGCCTTCCCACTCGATAATCCCCGCTATGCTATGGTCGTGATGGTCGATGAGCCAAAGGCAGAAAATGAACGGTCAGGCACCACCGCAGGTTGGAATGCGGGGCATATGACCGGCCGGATCGTGCAACGGATTGCACCAATGCTGGGTATTGCGCCAGAATTTAGTGAGCTGCTGGATCAACAGATCGTTCCGCAATCAGTGCGGCAGCTCTATCCAGAAGGATTTTGA
- the rsmH gene encoding 16S rRNA (cytosine(1402)-N(4))-methyltransferase RsmH, translating into MGKPNLPESDVTAGPHLPVLLDEVLWALKPAPGMKIVDGTFGAGGYSRALLQAGATVIGIDRDPTVAPHVERLRAEFPDTFHFVAGTFSALDTLAAPFGPIDGVVLDIGVSSMQLDQAERGFSFMREGPLDMRMSSSGTSAADLVNELETEPLANLLYAFGEERKSRRIAQFIVAAREDEPITTTLQLAKIIEKAIGRKPGDAHPATRSFQALRIAVNGEFDQLVEGLFAAERLLGEEGTLAVVSFHSLEDRIVKRFFDPDKGGPTASRHLPQVQAEARRWHPVAKAVKAGEAELSRNPRSRSAVLRSARRTTDAARPVQLRGLGVPEVREA; encoded by the coding sequence ATGGGCAAGCCAAATCTGCCCGAGTCAGACGTGACAGCAGGGCCACATCTACCGGTTTTGTTGGACGAAGTGCTTTGGGCTTTGAAGCCCGCACCGGGAATGAAAATCGTCGACGGTACGTTCGGCGCAGGCGGCTATTCGCGTGCGCTGCTGCAGGCTGGCGCGACTGTCATCGGGATCGACCGCGACCCGACCGTTGCTCCGCATGTCGAGCGGTTGCGCGCTGAATTCCCCGATACCTTCCATTTTGTTGCTGGCACATTCTCGGCTCTCGATACGCTGGCCGCGCCCTTTGGGCCGATTGACGGCGTTGTGCTCGACATTGGCGTGTCGTCTATGCAGCTTGATCAGGCCGAACGAGGCTTCTCATTTATGCGTGAGGGGCCTTTGGATATGCGCATGAGCAGTTCAGGCACGAGTGCCGCGGATCTGGTCAATGAGCTGGAAACGGAGCCGCTGGCGAATTTGCTTTATGCGTTTGGCGAAGAGCGTAAGTCTCGCCGTATCGCCCAGTTCATTGTGGCCGCGCGCGAAGACGAGCCGATTACCACGACGCTGCAACTCGCCAAGATCATTGAGAAGGCCATCGGTCGTAAGCCTGGTGATGCGCATCCGGCAACGCGCTCGTTCCAAGCCTTGCGGATCGCGGTGAATGGCGAATTCGACCAGTTGGTTGAAGGCCTGTTCGCGGCCGAACGCCTTTTGGGCGAAGAGGGGACGCTGGCCGTGGTGAGCTTCCATTCGTTGGAAGATCGTATCGTCAAGCGCTTCTTCGACCCTGACAAGGGTGGGCCGACCGCATCGCGTCACTTGCCGCAGGTGCAGGCCGAAGCGCGGCGTTGGCATCCGGTCGCCAAGGCCGTCAAGGCGGGCGAGGCTGAGTTGTCGCGCAATCCGCGCTCGCGCTCGGCTGTGTTGCGCAGTGCGCGTCGCACCACTGATGCTGCGCGTCCGGTGCAGTTGCGTGGTCTGGGTGTTCCGGAAGTGCGAGAAGCGTAA